A region of Thermococcus argininiproducens DNA encodes the following proteins:
- a CDS encoding V-type ATP synthase subunit H, which translates to METIIKEIVDAEKKAEERIEKAKGDAKIIIDRAKEEARRIEEQIINEAQKQANSLIEEKRKEGQVEAEKITKDGEEEIEEIKLKAEQNFEKAINEAVKLIRGR; encoded by the coding sequence ATGGAGACAATCATTAAAGAAATTGTAGATGCGGAGAAAAAGGCAGAAGAAAGGATTGAAAAAGCAAAAGGAGATGCAAAGATAATAATTGACCGAGCAAAGGAGGAAGCAAGAAGGATTGAAGAGCAAATAATAAATGAGGCCCAAAAACAGGCAAACTCTTTAATAGAAGAGAAAAGGAAAGAAGGACAGGTTGAAGCAGAGAAGATTACAAAGGATGGAGAAGAGGAGATTGAAGAGATAAAACTCAAAGCAGAACAAAATTTTGAGAAAGCTATTAATGAGGCAGTAAAACTCATTAGAGGGAGATGA
- a CDS encoding potassium channel family protein, translated as MFVVIMGAGRVGYLVAKMLENEGHDVTIIDINKERAKELSFLINGLVLEGDATDQKTLEEANVKQADTFAALTGRDDANILACILAKHLNPKIKTILRISKPKNKEVFERVEDLKKYFDVVISPEEIAANYIFRSITIPGFDRVLFPREGAEIVKFPLNDGSEISEKVVKELNLPKDSLIVAIYDEKGNLIIPSGDTKLPKKGEVVVFAKNAVLKDIKTVFERKKTSEGQS; from the coding sequence ATGTTTGTTGTGATAATGGGTGCTGGAAGGGTTGGTTATCTTGTGGCCAAAATGTTGGAAAATGAAGGGCACGATGTTACGATAATTGACATAAACAAAGAAAGAGCTAAGGAACTATCTTTCCTTATTAATGGGCTTGTACTCGAAGGAGATGCAACAGATCAGAAAACTCTAGAAGAGGCTAATGTTAAGCAGGCAGATACGTTTGCGGCTTTAACTGGTAGGGATGATGCAAATATTTTAGCATGTATCCTTGCAAAGCATTTGAATCCCAAAATAAAGACCATCCTCAGAATAAGCAAGCCTAAGAATAAGGAAGTCTTTGAAAGGGTTGAAGATTTAAAGAAATACTTTGATGTGGTCATAAGCCCCGAAGAAATTGCGGCCAACTACATTTTCAGAAGCATAACAATTCCTGGCTTTGATAGAGTGCTTTTCCCAAGAGAAGGTGCAGAAATTGTAAAGTTTCCATTGAATGATGGAAGTGAGATCTCAGAAAAGGTTGTTAAAGAGCTTAATTTGCCCAAGGACTCTCTTATAGTTGCAATATATGACGAGAAGGGAAATCTGATTATCCCATCAGGGGATACGAAATTACCAAAGAAAGGAGAAGTAGTGGTTTTTGCAAAGAATGCAGTATTAAAGGATATTAAAACTGTATTTGAGCGAAAGAAAACCAGTGAAGGTCAGAGTTGA
- a CDS encoding preprotein translocase subunit SecD codes for MNWKKVLLKTKVIFLILTVVVSLTLIRGFTIGDTVVGGLSYGTDISGGVEITVVLEENNTVLLEEVKNSLEERLNILGVKDIKLEPWGNNTIKISVARVSDKEVDNIINTITRQGVFYAEFNGVIFATGEDIKRVDQVGYDASKSAWIVPFSISKEAAEKFAQLALGKVGYPVDIFLDPPVNSVLIVSQDVYAVMVMINEFQFVPDAKSLPQRLKEAFNIDVIAYGNQTAEEIAKLAEGKEKVILIGINGNLESQLRNFGIKVEKREPRAGEAIDEFIRRIIGLYGPYKLQEGLTTGEPRTELAISIGGTRQDVFAIEQAKIVRTVLESGSLPVKVSLEGVNYISPTLGEQFKKQVVQAGMMALIMVGVIVYFHYRRAKIAIPVVLTSLSEVLAILGFAALIRWDLDLPSIAGIIALIGTSVDQQIVITDELLGGVKREKITKRSGILKRMGRAFFVIWASATTTIIAMLFLFWYFIGGLRGFAFSTIVGTITGILITRPAYAEIAKILLAEER; via the coding sequence ATGAACTGGAAAAAGGTTCTTTTAAAGACAAAAGTAATCTTTCTTATACTTACTGTCGTTGTTTCATTGACTCTCATTAGAGGATTTACCATTGGTGATACAGTTGTTGGAGGATTGAGCTATGGGACTGATATTAGTGGCGGCGTTGAAATAACAGTTGTTCTTGAAGAAAACAACACAGTACTTCTAGAAGAGGTCAAAAATTCTCTTGAAGAAAGATTGAATATTCTAGGAGTTAAAGATATCAAATTAGAACCTTGGGGGAATAATACAATTAAAATAAGTGTGGCTAGAGTAAGTGATAAAGAAGTGGATAACATTATAAATACAATAACTCGTCAGGGTGTATTCTATGCAGAGTTTAATGGAGTAATCTTTGCTACTGGAGAGGACATTAAAAGAGTTGACCAGGTGGGTTACGATGCAAGTAAAAGTGCTTGGATAGTTCCATTCTCGATTTCAAAAGAAGCTGCAGAAAAATTTGCTCAACTCGCCCTTGGAAAGGTCGGATATCCGGTAGATATATTCCTTGACCCTCCTGTGAACTCGGTTTTAATAGTTTCCCAAGATGTCTACGCGGTTATGGTTATGATAAATGAGTTTCAATTTGTACCAGATGCTAAATCACTTCCCCAGAGACTCAAAGAGGCATTTAATATTGATGTTATCGCATATGGAAATCAGACTGCAGAAGAAATAGCTAAACTTGCAGAAGGCAAAGAAAAGGTTATCTTAATTGGGATTAATGGTAATCTCGAATCTCAGTTGAGAAACTTTGGAATAAAAGTAGAAAAAAGAGAACCACGTGCAGGAGAGGCTATAGACGAGTTTATTAGGAGGATTATAGGTTTGTATGGTCCATATAAGCTACAAGAAGGCCTCACAACAGGAGAACCACGGACTGAATTAGCAATCTCAATTGGAGGAACTCGTCAAGATGTTTTTGCCATAGAACAGGCGAAAATTGTCAGGACAGTTCTTGAAAGTGGTTCTCTTCCAGTTAAGGTATCTCTGGAGGGAGTTAATTATATATCTCCGACGTTAGGGGAACAATTCAAAAAACAAGTGGTACAAGCAGGTATGATGGCTCTTATAATGGTGGGAGTTATAGTGTATTTCCACTATAGGAGAGCTAAGATAGCAATTCCAGTAGTTTTAACAAGTTTAAGCGAAGTGCTTGCGATTTTAGGATTTGCTGCACTTATTCGGTGGGATCTTGATCTTCCAAGTATAGCAGGTATAATAGCTCTCATAGGGACGAGTGTAGATCAACAAATTGTGATAACTGATGAACTTTTGGGAGGAGTAAAAAGGGAGAAAATAACAAAAAGAAGTGGTATCTTAAAGAGAATGGGAAGGGCATTTTTTGTTATATGGGCATCTGCAACAACTACCATTATTGCAATGCTCTTTTTGTTCTGGTACTTTATTGGTGGACTTAGAGGATTTGCATTCAGTACCATTGTAGGTACAATAACGGGAATACTAATAACAAGGCCAGCATATGCTGAAATCGCGAAAATACTCCTCGCTGAGGAGAGGTGA
- a CDS encoding protein translocase subunit SecF, producing the protein MLENTLKKLAATDPKKMITYPLIVFLVAVLILAVHFPNLGIDLGGGVAITIYGVDASASEVEVFLKQNNFDVTARAIIDPTGKTKIEIRAPLDTDPLEIMSILRSEYPNAEMHPVKVGAAISKTAQHQGLKAVILAFIGMAIIVFIFFRDPIPSLTVVFSALSDMTIALALMSIFGLELRQATIAALLLLIGYSVDSNILLTTKLLRRKEDTIEDAYFSAVSTGFTMSTTTLGALASLWLLSQAEVIDMIASVLIFGLLADFMNTWILNAGVLRWYIYRGEKK; encoded by the coding sequence TGATAACCTATCCACTAATTGTTTTTCTTGTAGCAGTTTTAATACTCGCAGTTCACTTTCCAAACCTTGGAATAGATCTTGGAGGAGGAGTTGCAATAACAATTTATGGAGTTGATGCAAGTGCCTCTGAAGTCGAGGTATTTCTTAAGCAGAATAATTTTGATGTAACTGCTAGGGCGATAATTGATCCTACCGGAAAAACCAAAATAGAGATAAGAGCACCTTTAGATACAGATCCTCTTGAGATAATGAGTATTTTACGTTCTGAATATCCAAATGCAGAAATGCATCCTGTGAAAGTTGGAGCAGCAATCTCAAAAACTGCACAACACCAGGGATTAAAAGCAGTAATATTGGCATTTATTGGAATGGCTATTATTGTTTTTATTTTCTTCAGAGATCCCATACCTTCTCTGACAGTGGTATTCTCGGCTCTTTCAGACATGACAATAGCACTTGCACTAATGAGCATTTTTGGACTTGAATTACGTCAAGCCACTATAGCAGCTCTCCTACTACTTATAGGATACTCCGTTGATAGCAACATTCTGCTCACTACTAAACTTTTAAGGAGAAAAGAAGATACTATAGAAGATGCTTACTTTTCAGCAGTTTCCACAGGATTTACAATGAGTACTACAACGCTTGGAGCCTTGGCTTCGTTATGGTTGCTTTCTCAAGCTGAAGTCATAGATATGATAGCGAGTGTCCTTATTTTTGGACTTCTCGCGGACTTTATGAACACGTGGATACTTAATGCTGGAGTTCTGAGATGGTACATCTATAGAGGTGAGAAAAAATGA